GTTTTAGTCTAATAGGAACTCGATTTGTCAGTCTTTAGGTATCGAGAAGTCGGGAAAAAAAGACGAGAGAGGGAAGAAATTTCTCAGAGCAGTGGAAATTGATGTAATTGTTTAATAGAGTGAGGAAGCTGTTTTTAAGATAGTCGGGTAGGCAGAAGTAAGTGCAGATGTACTTAAAGTATATCTGATTTCTAGGTACTGCTGTTTAATTTTTTGCAAGGAAGGGTGTGTATTATTGTCACCTTTGGGAAAAAGTGACAGAGTAGTGGGGGGCAGGGGTacaggatgggataggggactgaTCATCCGAGGTAAGAAACACTGTGGTGAAGGACAAGAGCCTGGGAACTGAGAAGATGGATATATGTCCTGTCTTATGTGTGATTTATCTGGTTCATGAATTCTCAGCTCAGACCTCTGTATCCTTTTATTTGCAGATCtgcaagaagctggaaaggaggaagggactaCTTGGATCTCTGAGGGTGTATGTGACCGTGTCCCTGTGAACCTGACTCAGGACATCTGCATACAAGCGTAAagatcattatatatatatatatatatattatatatgattgaatataatatattatggAAGAATATAAGTTTAGAGAATCTGGGTGTTTGGAAAACTTCCAAAATTGCTTCCAgataaaggaaaagaataatgatgatgatgtcaaTCCCCAAATGCTAGCCAACCTCTTTGTGTTTTGTAGGCAACTGATTAAGTCTATCTATGTACAAAGGCACAATTGGAGAAGTCATATTCTGtaatctttttccttttcctcctaggTATCACTGTATCTGCTGTTGTAGCTGCCCCTAACCTGCAGAATCTGAAGACTTTGCTCCTGATCTGGGAATATTCTGGATCGGAACAAACCAGCTTTGTGTCTAGGTTAAGGGACCCCAGCTGTACCATGGGTCGCACCCGGGAAGCTGGATGTGTGGCTGCGGGCATGGTCATTGGGGCTGGTGCCTGCTACTGTGTGTACAGACTGACCTGGGGAAAAGATGAGAATGAGAAGTTGTGGGAtgatgaagatgaggaagaggaagaagaggaagagtctTGTAGTGGCAAACCAGAAATTGGGGGCAAAACTGTAAAAGAACGTAAGActcatgttggagtaggtgcggGAGCCAAACCTCAAGATGACTCAAAGTCCAAGGCTGAGGCGAATGTGGGACCTGAGAATGGTCCAGATGTAAAGAAGGAAGTGTACCCAGAATCCCATAGTGAGGGTGGCCTAGAAGCTAAGGCCAAAGCCCTTTTCAAGTCCCTAAAGGAACAGGCAAgtgcaaaggcaggcagaggcaTAAGGTTTCCTAACATCTCTAGGATTAGGACCCTGACATCAAGTTTGCCctgcccaggaggcagaggtggaggctGCCACCCAGGAAGGACTGGCTCTAGGGCTAGGAATAGGACAAGTGGGAAAGTCAAGAGAAAGAACCGAAGCAAGAGTAACAAGGCTCCAGCCACAGCATGGCCTGTTCGCAGGGGCAAGTTCAGCTTTCCCTATAAAATTGATGATATTTTGAGTGCCCCTGATCTTCAAAAGGTCCTTAACATCTTGGAGAGaacaaatgaccctttcactCAGGAAGTAGCACTGGTCACATTGGGTAACAATGCAGCGTATTCATTTAATCAAAATGCCATCCGTGAATTGGGTGGGGTCCCAATTATCGCAAAACTGATAAAAACAAGAGACCCCATTATTAGAGAAAAGACTTACAATGCTCTTAATAACTTGAGTGTTAATTCTGAAAATCAGGGCAAGATTAAGACTTATATCAGTCAAGTGTGTGACGATACCATGGTTTGTCGATTGGACTCAGCTGTCCAGATGGCGGGACTAAGACTCCTTACCAACATGACTGTGACTAATCACTACCAACATTTGCTTTCCTATTCTTTCCCAGACTTCTTTGCTTTGTTATTTCTGGGAAATCACTTCACCAAGATACAAACTATGAAACTAATTATAAACTTTACTGAAAACCCAGCCATGACAAGAGAGCTGGTCAGTTGTAAGGTACCATCAGAACTGATTTCTCTCTTTAATAAAGAATGGGATAGAGAGATTCTTCTTAACATTCTTACcctctttgaaaatataaatgacaACATAAAAAGTGAAGGGCTTGCATCATCCAGGAAAGAATTCAGCAGAAGCTcactgtttttcttatttaaagaGTCTGGAGTATGTGTTAAGAAAATCAAAGCATTAGCAAGTCATAAGGATCTGGTGGTCAAAGTGAAAGTTCTGAAAGTCTTAACCAAATTATAATCTGAGATCTGTTCCAAGCAACACTGATGTGACGTTTCTTAAGTTTGCACGTGGGAACAATGCATTTTGTAAATCCTTAGGTTTTCATTGTTCTTGTGTAGCAAAGGGATCCTTTGAACTGCGATTTAGGGATAATGAATATCATAAATAGTCAATAGCCATCGATGCTGGCTTTAGACTGAGCCACTCTCAGTATGCCAAATATATATTAGAGCTTGcacaaagaaagcatttattaatTCAACTTGCTATCTAGGTtgagatatttttattgtttaactAAGCTGACAGTGAAGCAACTATATGTCATAAATAAGCTATACTTTTgtattgatttaaatttattcATCTAAGAGTTGTGCTTTATCAATAAAGTTATGTTTAAGCAGAAGAAAAAAGGTCCTGTCTTTGTCCTTGGCTTCAGAATCTGTTTGGAGACAATATATCTAACAATACTTATCTATGTAGGTTTATAAAATCTGTAAGAGCCATCGGACAGTGCTGATGcaagcttttaatctcagcacttgggaggcaaaggcaggaggatcactatgagttcaaatccagcctggtcttcagagggagttccaggacaggcaaggctatacagagacaccctgtctcaaaaaccaaacaaacaaatctgaaAGAGCTTCTAGGCCTCAGTGAGTGCTTCCTATCAGTGCTTACAGGCATCAGAAACTATTGTATACAATGATGTTCagagagtgtttttttttaaaggggaacTTGTCTGTGCTTAAAGAATAAGATACAAAAGGCCAGAAAGGTTATTGAGGGTGGATTGGTGGAAGAAAAGCCTAGAGGTGTAGATACAGCTTCAAAGAGAAGGTTGATAGCCTGTGTCAGATTAAAAAGGAGGCCCTTAAGCAACAATTCATAAAAAGTCAATGGGGCTGACAGGTTACTAGGAAGGAATCTCACAGACAGTTGCCTAAGAGTAACTGTCACAGAAGATCACCAGAACCACTAGCATGTGCAGATGCTGCTGAATCTGACACAAAAAGTACTTTAATCATCGATGCCATGAAATTTTGTTTGAAACCATCAGTTATGACTTCACTGTTTCGCCTTTATACCTTTTTCACTTGCCTCAGACTCTTTGAATAAGCCCACGGTTTACTGTGCTATGTGGATCTGAGTAGTAAATCTCCCAGTAACTCTCAAACAAGAATCAATTTTCTTTCGCTAATCTCTCTccggtgttttgtttttattttttatttaggaTGATGATAAGCTGGATCCTGGCAAGTGCTGAGCGAGACAGGTGTGGGGCAAGGCAAGGCCACTCCCTGGTGTCCCAGAATTCCCCCAAAAGGTTGCAGCTCTCAATCATTTTAGGAGGAGCCAGATCCTCGCTGTGATTGGTCTGCAGAGCTCATGGGTCAGGCCAGGGAGAAGTTAGTTTCTTCTCTTTTAGGGATGATATGAGACACCCAGAGGCTATCCtgtcattttgatttcttcatcaAACACATTTATGATCTCTGTTGATCCAAAGGCGCTCAAAGGTAATTTTGTAATAATGGAGTTGAGTTGATTATAAATCGTCCCCACCACTCACAAAGCATAACGtttcaaggctcaggaaacaggttttctttctttaattcataTTTCATCTGCCTCGTTTCAAAAGAGACTCCAGTGTGGGGCAGACAATTGGTGTAGGTAGCATCCATTTCATGTTCACGACTCTCTGGTTTTGCTTGGTTCTGTTGAGAATGTCTTTGAACATAGCGGCCACATGAGACTGGTTTTTTATGCTGGCTGTTTGCTTTACATTTACATCACTTCCCAGGCTGAAGCTTGTCCTTGGCTTCTCTGTTTTCAGTTGTGACCCTTCCTTGTCTTTAGTTCAGAGCAATCTCAGCTCTATTGCTAGGTCCTCTGTGTGCTCAGGCTGAGGGCAAGGTGGGGACAGGAAAGGAGTCCTCAGAACTGACAGTGCTTCACAGGCTTCACCTTTTGCACTGGGGCCTTGTCAGGCCTGTGCTGAGAGCTTGGGCAGTCTGTGTACTTGAAGAGGGGtgtgggaggagtgggagggaagcAAGGAAAGCAAGCCCTAGTGGAGGGTAACTTTGTCTGCAGAGGCTCATGCAAATATAATTCGACCTCCTGTGGGCTGGCCATTAACATCCTGAAAGGTGACAGAGGAGCTGCAATAAAGCCAGCTTTGTTTGAACTTGCAGTCTCCTCATTTACTGAGCCTTGCTGAGCTTGCAAAGGCTGCAACATGTTATCAAATAAGGTGGGACTTCCTTTGGAAAATAAAATCCAGAATGATAATTTATTACTGTGACAAGTAGAATTAATAAGCACAACGGGTTCTTAATGTTTCCTGCTTAGAACATTTTCTCCCTAAGATCAATGTAGATTGGGATCAAAGATCATAGAGGGTTGTTTATTTAAGGATCTAGTGTTCGAGTGATTTAGAAAGATATTGCTTGTATCAAAGTAAGAGGTTTGGTGGAGATCTGCTCCATTAACTTTATGGGTTTTTTTCTTGAAGAAATGAATAATGATTGATGTTTCCTTATTTTCTCTTTATGACTTCTAGGTTTTAGCCATATTGAAGAATCCTATAcaatatattgattttttaataaatttatttaatatttttatctaaaaatcatggggctgaagagatggctgactaagtgttcttccagaggacacaggtttgattcccagcacccttgtagtggctcacaactatctgtgactcccattccaggggacccaacctctcctctagcctccATCGGCAGTAGGCATGCATGTGATGcccagacatatatgcaggtaaaattttcaaacacataaaacaaaagaagtaaatctAATAAAATCTTGGTTGTATCCAATCATGTAGATTATGAAGTCAGGATATATTTTCAATACAATTTCTTAGATAAAGGGCTTACTTATGGATACACTTTTTATATTTCATCAGGCCTTGGTTATTTATGACATGTTATTATTATTCCATAATCAAAACGTTTTTATGTTTGTTGAGGCACAGCAATATTCTATCTTTCACCACGGAGCTTTCTTTCATTACAGACTAATAATCTGGTGCTTTCTCAGTTCGGGGTCTAGAAAATAGGAAACAAAAGCTTACCTGGTAGCACCTTAGTGGGATGTGCACTTTGAGAAAACATGAGCAAAAATAAATGGGGACTAAGGCAAGGCTCCAGGGAAAGCACGCATGACTTACTCACCATCTAGACATAATCCTTCGACAGAGTTGATTAAAGATGGTTTCCAAGTACACTGTGAGTAGAAGGAATGGAAAACCTGGCAGGCATGCAtgggcaagtgtgtgtgcatgtgtgtatgtatgcctctgtgtgtgtgtgtgtgtgtgtgtgtgtgtgtgtgtgtgtgtgatatgtggtgcTAGAGATCAAATGCAGGGCTTTTCACATGGCAGGCAAGCACTCTGAAGCCACTTTCCCAGCCCCCTGTCAGCTTTCTCAAGCAACTGGTCTCTTTGTCAAAGTCTGCCTTATAGGCCATTAACCCCTTTGTATGTCTATGGGCTAGATCATGCTAGTTTGTGCCTCCATTACTCTCTCCCCGTTAGGTGACACTATGTCATGTGACTACTCAAGCTGTGGCTGGAACCAAGGTGGCAATCACCATGGTTCTTGCAGTGTACAAGCAGGATCAATCTTTCTTCTCTATCTTCTGGCCAGAAAATAAACAGTTAACCAGGATCAGAGGTAGAGTCAAGTGGGTCTGGGATGGCATATAAATTGAACGAGGTAGGGAATGTTATACTCACAATCATGCTACTGCAGGAATCAAGGGAAGAGATATCCAAGTTGTGTTCTGGGAAAAagttttgagatatatatatctcTCTCAAGGCCCATGGGGATATTAGTCCTCAAGGATGAAATTCCTCAAGATCCAAAGACTGGagcttttatacatttttttttgtttctttgccctCTTGTTAAATATATTATAACTGAATATTTTAAGCTAGTATGAAGGGATGACTAGAATAAGAAGGGAGGGCAAAGGCAAGGGGGCTGCAGTAGAGATGTATGGTGGGTGAGTGGAGTACGTGACAGCTTGCACATATGCCTGCGCTGGGCATTGACCAGACCACATGGCTGTTTCTTGTTTCCCTTTCTCAGTCCTCTGGGGAGGCCCCTCCTCCTACTACATAATGAGTCCACTATGAAGGATTCTATAAGGATCACAAGATGGGATCCACTATACTTTGGGCTTTGAAAATTATTTACTTTGTAAAAGTGGTCTGGACCAAAATTTTGGAGTCAGCAATTGAAGTACTCATCTACACCATTTCCTCTCAGGAAGCACTACAATACAATACACCCCCCCTCAGAAAATTACAATTATTTTGGCAACTGGAAATGAGACTCTGCTTCTTTTGTGGGCCTTTATTTTGCAATTCGTTCTGGTGATTTTTGTGGTGTTGCTGTTTTACTAAAGCAGTCTAAAAAGAGTATGTTCTTTTTTTGACAGTAGCCACTTTAATCCATGTTTAACAGTCAGCTACCCAGTCCATCAAGATTTCCTTCATGCAACCAAGTCAAAGCAATCAAAAGGAAACATTTCATTGTTTTCGAATGGGCCATGCATGTTAGGAGGCACACCTTAAAATTTTGCATAATTTAGAACTTTCCATTCTATTTCACCTCACATTATATTTCACAGTCTATACCTAAAGGTCAGTCAGAAGTGACAGCCTAGGGTCATCCTGaccttgttgttgttattctagTCAGGGTCTCATCAGGtgtccctggctggccagggactTCCTATGGagagcaggctggcttcaaactcacagaaatctaccagCTTCTGCTCGGAGTGTTATGACTACGTATGTGTGCCTAAGAATGTCCTGTGCATGCCTGTGGATTTCAGAAATAGGTTGAAGCTTTACCAAGTTCATCTTCTTCAAAGCATCTTATTCTTCAGGATTTCCTCTCAATTGatgcagtgttttgttttgttttttaatcttcattGCCTTTACACAGTGAATGTCTCTAAAGTAGACACTTTTCCTTTGGAAGTGTTCTGAATTAGGTAAAATTAATGCAAGCCCTTTGGACAGGTTCTTCAGAGAGTCACTGGAATCTTAGAAAGGCATAATCATAGATCCTTATGAATACAATCTGTTCTGCTCTTTTTGGGAAGACTAGGAACACTAGCAGAGAATGTGGGTGGGGTTCTTAAGGGTTACCTCAGAGGCATGGGTGAGCCCATGGTTAGACGGACTGTCACTTAAGTTCTTTCACTGAAATTTAACTCTCACTTCTCTCTTGATTTCCCTGGCTGCCGTAAAGCTTTGACTGTGTTCTGCAGTTCCAATAAACTTGTTTCTGAAAGTATCGCCCATCTACCATGGTCTTTCTGTATGAATGGGATTAAGGAGCATTTGCTGCtacaattttatttcaattattttgatTAAACAGCTGCACTTCCCTGTGAAAGAATCATTACACGTCAGACATTTATGTTTTTtgtcctctgtgttctttgaataGTGAGTTCCAAGGTGTGAGCCCTCCCAATACCTCAGGATTTCCTTGAGAAAACAACTTCTGGGGCTGGCCAATTGCTCTAGGTCAGATGGCATCACACTCCACCTTTTGTTATGGGAAactatttttttgagacatggtttctctgtgtaaacagctttgactgtcctggaactcattctgtagaccagcctggccttgaactcacaaagctcTACCTGTCTCTATTTcccgagtgctgtgattaaaggtacaTGCCTGGCATGTACTAACATTTTGGCAATACTTTATAATTGCTAATTTTGTCTTTCCTTACCCAAAAAcatgaatgatttttttatttccttcttatttttcaatgaaaaaaCATGTTGAGTTTCTGAGGCAAAATCAATTAAAGTGTACCttcaatattttcctttaaagggaggaagggagggagggaaggagagagaggaagattcTGTATTAGCATGGCCTCTTCACTCTTCTCTAAGAGTGATTGTTGTCTAGGAGTTTTTATTCTTCACCTAGTTTATACCCAAGATCTATTAGTTTGCCAAAATTATTGTTGAAGTGCTCCTACAGTTATTGGCTCTAGAAAATTCTCTTTTAGGCAAGCTGGTTGTGACTGATTTTGTGTGTACCATCAAACTTGGGAGAGGGACATTAATTTATCAGTGCTCTGTCttaatttctgttgctataataaaatactctgacaaaaagtAGCATAAGGTCAGGTGTGGTGTGGTGgccttgcctttaatcccagcactggagagacagaggctgGTGGGCGTGGAAACTGGAGACCAGGGCATGGATCTTAGGTGACCAAGAACTATAGAGGGGCAAAGTTCTTTGATCCAGCCATCAGCTCTTATTGACCTCAGTGACATGATTTTTATAGTcacataaagaagaaaggaaccaTTCTAGTTATGAACGGTTTGTTATGAAAACGAAGATTATCTGGGAACTTAAGGTCAAAGATAGGCCACAGACTCCTACGCCTGGATCAAGCACATTTTAGTCCTGTAAATGATCCACAAAGTTGAGGGGACAGAGCTGGTTTGGAGAACCTAGAGTTGATATGTGGGGAAATGTTCTACAAAGTCCTAAACTGATGAAAGTTACGATCATTCAGTTCTAAGCATTGATGCTTTTCACACCAATGTTGCTTTGTGTGTCTGTCCATAGAGGGCAGCACAAACCAAGAGAAGGGAAGTCATCTTCAGGATGTTTGATTCTGCCTAATgaaatttgtattcttttaagGAAGTGTCAGCCTTGAACCAGTCAGAAGACTCAGGGTGAAGTTCAGCTGTATATCAGAACCTACTATTCCACTCCCATTCCCAGACAACCCTTAATCCTGGtcctctttggttctgtgaaCACAGCGCCAGCATCTGCAGTATAGAAATGAAGGTTGGGAAACAGCAGAGCAAATCAGCCCAGCAGTTGTGGAGTATCCAGGTCATGAACTGACTGGAAAATGAGACAGACAATGTGCTAAAAACCTAAAAGGCAGAcaatatttccattttatttagcttatggagaaactaatgggTTCACTTATGATATTTTCGCATACATCACTGGACCTTGTTCATATGTGCCTTCCATTCAGTCACGTGAGTGTACGAAATAATGGGTTTTAAAATCAGTAATATCTTCATGCAGGTATCTAACATACTGGACTTAAATGACAAACTTCTAAAGCTGGATTCTAGATAGAGCACTCTTGAGACTTCTATGTCAGTGCAAGCACCAAAATTGATTCTTTCTTGTCTGTTTTCCTGTAGATAACctaggaaagggaggaaggaaatccCTCAATACAATGCAGTATCCCAGAGAAAGCGTGGGAATTGGGTGGGGCCAGTCAGAATATAGGGTTCAGAAGCAacactttctctgcctcttgcAGCCTTTGTTTTCCGTTCCCCAGCACTCTGTTATGTTTAAGGACCAGGAAAAGCGGCTGTTATACTTGAGGGGAAATTTCAGAGAGAAACATTTGGAAATTCTAAAtgtgaaacaaaggaagaaagggagaaaaggaggaaggcagtgaggagggagagaaagaaggacagaaagagagggggatgaaagagagggagaggggaaggaagagagggggagggacagaaagagaTTTGGTGTTAGCAAATGTTTCTTGAAAGATGCACAGTATCATGGCAAAGCTGTATTGCACTGAGGACAGGCATTAGACTCTGGTCAGAAGACATACGTGATAATATGGGACCTAGAATACTATTACTAGAGAACTTTGTCAGGACCGAGATCCATTTGCGAGTTTTGATGGAAAGGGCTGTGTTTTGTTGATGAACTATGGAAAATGGGTGTGCAAGCCAGGTCTTGAAGCAGTAAAGGTGTGCATCCACAGCTACAATACGAGAGAAACCAGTTAAGAAAGGAACAGAAGAGTCGGGAACTTCAGACAGGCCTATGCAAGGCAGTAGTCTCAACTCAAGGTTCAAAGAAAGCCAAAGTCCTGAGGATGATGAAGACTTAAATCATTTGTGAAAAGGTTTGAGAAAGTCACAAAGACAATAGCATATCATTAAACAAGAATCACACCTCGACCCCCTGTAAAGTTGATATTTGGAATTCTTAAGGCAATTAActgttttttccttctctgtttttctttgtttattcttttggtttattttgtgtttatttgttttcaagacagggttactcagtgtatccttggctgtctaGAAACTAGCTctggagaccagcctggctttgaaatcacagagatccacctgtctctaaaTCCCAAGGACTAGGATGAAAGATATGTGTCACCAGTACAGGTTGACAAAAAATGTGTCATAAATTCTTGACCTGACCAAGTGTGCTTcccttcaaggaaaacaaaaacaacaaaagcaacaacaacagaagcatcatcatcatcatcaccatcaccatcatcatcatcatcatcatcagcagcagcagcagtagcagcagcagcagcaaaccactgttcACGGAGTCCACAATTGCTGGCTTTTCCCTTACCCACAATGTCAGTAGGCATTTGTCCAGCCTGTCAGTGGTTGGAAGCAGGAGTCCCACcccccagcccactgtgagggAGAAGGCTCTGGATGTCCCTGAACACCCAAACAGCAGCATTGAAAATCAGGACCAGATTAAGATGTACATCGATGAAGTGTGTAGAGACGCGGTGTTCTGTTGCTGCAAGTCTTTTCTGCAGCAGGCAGGATTAGGTCTGCTAATAAGCATGACAGTCATTAATAACATGCTTGCCAAGTCCCTTTCAGACCCGAAGTTCCCTTTGCTATCCGAGGGGAGTGGATGTGCAAAGGTTCAGGGTCTGGAAGCACAGATGAGTTTGCCTGAAAAGCCAGTGCTGGCGGAGGAAGTACTGGCTGCCCAAATGCTCTTCTCATTCATGTGCCTCTTTACCAGAAGTGGGAGCAGAGAGATGCTTGTGGAAGCCATCTCCCCTTAAGTGGCTGTCTCTGGAAGAATGAGACTGAAGTCACCCAGAGCCCGAGCACTTTACTGAGGGCAAAGAGGCTGCAGTGGGTGCTCCCAAGGATGCGGTCTTAGCCAGTCAGCTCCTCCTTGGGTGAGAGTCCCTTCCAGCCTCTAAATAGAGGGCTACACTCTCACTGGCCAGGCAGGGCTCCCCCAGAGCTGTGGGCACCTTCTGGGTTTTGTAGTCTGCGAGTAAAGTGCACTGTAAATTGCTTCCTTGCAGTCTTCTCCATGCAGTAAAGGGTAGGGGATCCCCGTGGCCCCTAGCTGTGGAGAACTAGCCTCAAATCACAGCGTCTAGATAAAGGGTAAGGGGATCCCTGCAGTCACCGGCTGGCTGTGGATAACTTACATGGAATCACAGCATCAGAGTGAGTGTTGTTGCCCATGGTGATCTCCCTGTGTAAGCTGGACCACTTAACAGAAATCGCACCCATATGGGAGCTTGAGCCCAACTCCCTTCTGCAGCTGCTTAGGTTGaagtctttcctccttcctccttcctcctgcctaCACTGGCTGGTGGATGGCTAGCATGTTAACCAAGAAATGCACTCCCTTCCTGTCCATTGTAGTGCCTGACCCTTACTCCCCGGTCCTGACACCCTCAGTGCGTATCCTCAATAAACTGTGTGCTTTGATtggcaagaaaattaaaaaggggcACTGGCCTCCTCTTTGAGTTTGCGGCCTGCACAAACATGGAGACAAAATGCACCACAGACTCCAGCTGCCTGGGCCCCCTGCTCCCTGAGGACAGGGCTCCTGCTCCCTGAGGACAGAGCCCCTGCTTTCTGAGGACAGGGCTCCTGCTCCCTGACAGGTTCCTGCTCCCTGAAGACAGAGTCCTTGCTCCCTGAGGACAGAGTACCTCCTCCCTGAGGAAAGGGTTCCTGCTTCCTGAGGACAGGGCTCCTGCTCCCTGAAGACAGAGCCCCTGCTCCCTGACAGGTTCCTGCTCCCTGAAGACAGAGTCCTTGCTCCCTGAGGACAGAGTCCCTCTCCTGAGGAAAGGGTTCCTGCTTCCTGAGGACAGGGCTCCTGCTCCCTGAGGACAGAGCCCCTGCTCCCTGAGGACAGGGCTCCTGCTCCCTGACAGGTGCACTCAGCAGTGCTCAAAGGAGGCAGGGGGCAGAAGGGCCCTGCTGTGCTTAGGAGGAGTATGTTTCAAGAGAGGGATTCAGGGGAGGGGTGAGGGCAGGGGTACAATGAACTGCGTGTACAGAACAAGAGAGGACAACGCCCTTGAAGCAGGCACTACAAGCCCCTGAGCACAGGAAACCCGTAAAGAAGAGGTCTTCTTGAATGGCCTCCTTGGACTGAAGGCCCGAGTCCATCTGTGTACCCTGCAGTGGCTCTGTCACCCATCTGTGCCCATCTCATGAAGGGTACCCCTAGGAAGATTACCCCTTGGCTGACTctggcttcctttccttctccttgtcCCCTTCTGATGCTGTCAAAACCACTTCCTGCGCCCTTCCTTCCTCAGGACCCCAAGCACTGCTTGCTGGCAGGGCGAGAGAGTTGGCAGCTGTTCTACTTTTGGGGAACCTCCTTTTTTCCCTAGCCCTTGCTAGGGGTGGAGCATCCAGGAACTCCCCACAAAGATAGTGGGCAGGATGCTGTCACTGCTGGTCACGACCTGCTGCAGAGATCCATGCTCTGTCTCTGAGATCCACACACCCACTCGTGCAAGGGAGAGGTGGGCCCTATGTATTGAGCCATGCATGCAGCCTGCCCAACTCATTCTCCCTCACACAGTCCTTCCCCTTT
The window above is part of the Rattus norvegicus strain BN/NHsdMcwi chromosome X, GRCr8, whole genome shotgun sequence genome. Proteins encoded here:
- the Armcx1 gene encoding armadillo repeat-containing X-linked protein 1 isoform X1, translating into MGRTREAGCVAAGMVIGAGACYCVYRLTWGKDENEKLWDDEDEEEEEEEESCSGKPEIGGKTVKERKTHVGVGAGAKPQDDSKSKAEANVGPENGPDVKKEVYPESHSEGGLEAKAKALFKSLKEQASAKAGRGIRFPNISRIRTLTSSLPCPGGRGGGCHPGRTGSRARNRTSGKVKRKNRSKSNKAPATAWPVRRGKFSFPYKIDDILSAPDLQKVLNILERTNDPFTQEVALVTLGNNAAYSFNQNAIRELGGVPIIAKLIKTRDPIIREKTYNALNNLSVNSENQGKIKTYISQVCDDTMVCRLDSAVQMAGLRLLTNMTVTNHYQHLLSYSFPDFFALLFLGNHFTKIQTMKLIINFTENPAMTRELVSCKVPSELISLFNKEWDREILLNILTLFENINDNIKSEGLASSRKEFSRSSLFFLFKESGVCVKKIKALASHKDLVVKVKVLKVLTKL
- the LOC120099156 gene encoding protein ARMCX6-like, coding for MTRIRREGKGKGAAVEMYGGVLPFKENKNNKSNNNRSIIIIITITIIIIIIISSSSSSSSSSKPLFTESTIAGFSLTHNVSRHLSSLSVVGSRSPTPQPTVREKALDVPEHPNSSIENQDQIKMYIDEVCRDAVFCCCKSFLQQAGLGLLISMTVINNMLAKSLSDPKFPLLSEGSGCAKVQGLEAQMSLPEKPVLAEEVLAAQMLFSFMCLFTRSGSREMLVEAISP